Proteins encoded together in one Vibrio lentus window:
- the traV gene encoding type IV conjugative transfer system lipoprotein TraV: protein MTIKLFTALLVSALAGCSAGFQDEFSCQKIGGTPGCASMDDIRNISTHPTTQQVVEANVLASHPFALLPRRTREGHPIRTQDTVRKVVVFPFTSDDTTTYLDTMDIYIVLDESTWTGRPVQAIKKD from the coding sequence ATGACTATCAAGCTTTTCACCGCGCTGCTTGTCAGCGCCCTCGCCGGCTGCTCGGCGGGCTTTCAAGACGAATTCAGCTGCCAAAAAATCGGCGGGACACCCGGCTGCGCCAGCATGGATGACATTCGCAACATCTCGACCCACCCAACAACCCAACAAGTCGTCGAGGCTAACGTCCTGGCTTCCCACCCTTTTGCCTTACTGCCAAGACGCACGCGTGAAGGCCACCCGATTCGAACCCAAGACACGGTTAGGAAGGTGGTGGTTTTTCCCTTTACTTCGGATGACACCACCACTTACCTCGACACAATGGATATTTACATTGTGTTAGACGAGTCTACCTGGACAGGTCGTCCTGTTCAGGCTATCAAAAAGGATTAA
- a CDS encoding TrbI/VirB10 family protein: MRRFKQWLLRESDLEDGVNANKQSKQRNQILSLLTVALLVAVFFAFKAFKQPRSSLDIAQEVVESAPNFGEIITDDFTDKDNRSALTLQGQDIEDVKEKMENLNRDVERLIMSNENTLAQMKKENETLRDEIRNNQEAHRTVALPSTPASASKEASHLTVMGDPAPFGSRPLPPKPLPSYATNDLQKESFQYSNADKASFDDQGQAFDSFDFFWTASSESAYQRTVDNYVPSGTFVTAKITGGADANAGAFGQSDTAPIVFQTVHEGVLPNGEKSHLKDCTIIGSVYGDLSSSRGVARTHTLSCIRDGRILDIPVQGTVFNFGRNGIRGTSILRNGKIVQMAGISGILTGLGEAGAGLASTTSTSALGSTSSINSEDVGLSLLGNATSEVGSKLSDYYIALAELYHPFIEINPGGIVNIVFTKGFPLDDEEAIKRYVARQEKEQAKPDTLLETITLNPLAAEVNQQLN; encoded by the coding sequence ATGAGACGATTTAAACAGTGGCTTTTAAGAGAGTCGGACTTAGAGGATGGAGTCAATGCCAATAAGCAAAGTAAGCAACGCAACCAAATACTCAGCTTATTGACCGTTGCGCTCTTGGTCGCGGTTTTTTTTGCATTTAAAGCCTTTAAACAACCTCGCTCCTCGCTTGATATTGCGCAAGAGGTCGTTGAGTCAGCCCCCAATTTTGGGGAAATCATTACTGATGATTTTACCGACAAAGACAACCGCTCAGCCTTGACCTTACAAGGTCAAGACATTGAAGACGTCAAAGAGAAGATGGAAAACCTCAATCGAGACGTCGAGCGTTTGATAATGAGCAATGAAAATACGCTCGCACAAATGAAAAAAGAGAACGAAACCTTACGCGATGAAATACGCAATAATCAAGAAGCGCACCGCACCGTCGCCTTGCCATCAACCCCAGCGTCAGCCTCGAAGGAAGCCAGTCACCTGACCGTCATGGGAGATCCGGCGCCATTTGGTTCGCGCCCTCTTCCTCCCAAACCTTTGCCCTCTTACGCCACCAATGATCTGCAAAAAGAGAGCTTTCAATACAGCAACGCCGATAAGGCCTCGTTTGATGACCAAGGACAAGCGTTTGACTCGTTTGATTTTTTTTGGACAGCCTCTTCAGAGTCAGCCTACCAACGCACCGTTGACAATTACGTCCCGTCGGGCACCTTTGTGACCGCCAAAATCACCGGTGGCGCGGATGCCAATGCCGGAGCATTCGGCCAAAGTGATACCGCCCCCATCGTGTTTCAAACCGTGCATGAAGGCGTGTTGCCCAATGGAGAAAAGAGCCACCTCAAAGACTGCACCATCATTGGAAGCGTGTACGGAGACCTCTCTTCGAGTCGTGGCGTGGCCCGCACTCACACCCTCAGCTGCATTCGAGACGGTCGCATTTTAGACATTCCTGTACAAGGCACTGTCTTTAACTTTGGTCGCAATGGCATCCGTGGTACTTCGATTTTACGTAACGGCAAAATCGTCCAAATGGCGGGGATCTCAGGCATCTTAACCGGACTGGGAGAGGCGGGAGCGGGATTGGCCAGCACCACCTCGACCTCAGCGCTGGGCTCAACGTCCAGCATCAACAGCGAAGATGTGGGATTAAGTTTATTGGGCAACGCCACCTCAGAAGTAGGGAGCAAGCTTTCGGATTACTACATTGCCTTAGCCGAGTTATACCACCCCTTCATCGAAATCAATCCAGGGGGCATCGTGAATATCGTCTTTACGAAAGGGTTCCCTCTCGATGATGAGGAGGCGATCAAACGCTATGTTGCTCGTCAGGAAAAAGAGCAAGCAAAACCGGACACCCTTTTAGAAACCATCACTCTCAACCCTCTTGCGGCAGAAGTTAACCAACAATTAAATTAA
- the traK gene encoding type-F conjugative transfer system secretin TraK produces the protein MKIRLIYAFVGLLLPIISHAHTIDAKTYYFEQNDTIVLPLSSVNTNRLVVKDDKIVNLHCPRGFCLAKANQRDQSGSITVKLNIALPFTAHVTTEKGQNFSLFINPKAVPAVVSEFISLRSTEEKSVFEKDLEYPLALGQLSKQMIHWQRSKTPIPGFRVHPIDPETLPKDTSPLAIIPQTLFVGRPFSGLIYQVKNQSSDTVTLTEAQFYSYASRSASLDRYTLVPGESTHLYIITGGH, from the coding sequence ATGAAAATACGCTTGATTTATGCTTTTGTTGGTTTGTTGTTACCCATCATAAGCCACGCCCATACGATTGACGCAAAGACCTACTATTTTGAGCAAAATGACACCATTGTGTTGCCCTTATCCTCGGTCAACACCAATCGTTTAGTGGTGAAAGACGACAAGATAGTAAACCTTCATTGCCCTAGAGGATTTTGTCTCGCTAAAGCCAATCAACGAGACCAATCAGGCTCTATTACCGTCAAACTCAACATCGCCTTGCCTTTTACCGCGCACGTCACCACAGAAAAAGGCCAAAATTTCTCGCTTTTTATTAATCCTAAAGCCGTCCCTGCGGTGGTCAGCGAGTTCATTTCGCTTCGCTCTACTGAAGAGAAAAGTGTCTTTGAAAAAGACCTCGAATACCCTTTGGCCTTGGGGCAACTCTCCAAACAAATGATACATTGGCAGCGCTCCAAGACGCCTATCCCAGGGTTTCGTGTCCATCCGATTGACCCAGAGACACTCCCTAAAGACACGTCACCACTGGCCATTATTCCGCAAACCCTGTTTGTCGGTCGCCCTTTCTCAGGGCTTATTTATCAAGTTAAAAATCAATCCAGTGACACCGTGACACTGACCGAAGCGCAATTTTACAGTTACGCCAGCCGGAGCGCCTCGCTTGATCGTTATACCTTGGTCCCAGGTGAATCCACCCATCTGTACATCATCACAGGAGGACACTAA
- the traE gene encoding type IV conjugative transfer system protein TraE, with amino-acid sequence MLNEHNGEALKAARFINYVLTAVVLITALGTAGLSFALLSQNQAEKRTFVPPHIDRAFTISSDAVDEAYLSMMADWWIHLKFNVTPSNVKRQFNLLITYVPPKYWSGLQDKLMREAEFIIENDVTSFFEVDTLSINLNEMKIRVRGTLNKTIAGRTLDPEPVTYLLQANYSSGLIELHTIAKEIPL; translated from the coding sequence ATGCTCAATGAACATAACGGCGAGGCGCTTAAAGCGGCTCGCTTTATCAATTACGTCCTCACCGCGGTGGTGTTGATCACCGCCTTAGGAACCGCTGGGTTGAGTTTTGCTTTATTAAGTCAAAACCAAGCGGAAAAGCGCACCTTCGTGCCACCTCATATCGACCGAGCGTTTACGATCTCAAGCGATGCGGTTGATGAAGCGTATCTTTCTATGATGGCCGATTGGTGGATACACCTAAAATTTAATGTCACGCCCTCTAACGTTAAACGTCAATTCAACTTACTCATTACCTACGTGCCGCCTAAATACTGGAGCGGCTTACAAGACAAGTTAATGCGAGAAGCCGAATTTATCATCGAGAACGACGTCACCAGTTTTTTTGAAGTTGACACACTGTCTATCAATCTCAATGAAATGAAAATACGGGTCAGAGGCACACTCAACAAAACCATCGCCGGGCGCACACTCGACCCTGAGCCCGTGACGTATCTACTCCAAGCCAATTATTCAAGTGGCTTGATTGAACTTCACACCATCGCTAAAGAGATACCGTTATGA
- the traL gene encoding type IV conjugative transfer system protein TraL yields the protein MDHQDKQTLFAFPNYLQTDVKIVGFPIDEILPSILLFLMLFNINRLVAVAVCIGFFLTIRSLKVRHGPKFIIHFIHWYGDDTANKTIFKRTPPATKKYWIY from the coding sequence ATGGATCATCAAGACAAACAAACCCTCTTCGCTTTTCCAAACTACTTACAAACCGACGTCAAAATAGTCGGATTTCCAATCGATGAAATACTCCCTTCTATCTTGTTGTTTTTGATGTTGTTCAACATCAATCGGTTGGTCGCGGTCGCCGTGTGTATCGGATTTTTCCTCACCATTCGCAGCTTAAAAGTCCGACACGGCCCCAAATTCATCATTCACTTCATCCACTGGTATGGGGATGACACAGCGAATAAAACCATTTTTAAACGCACGCCCCCCGCCACAAAAAAATATTGGATTTACTGA
- a CDS encoding type IV conjugative transfer system pilin TraA, with amino-acid sequence MKDKTSRFNLPLTYWRHFCTLMAVYFACASPAYADDLFASGKDTVTNTVGTGSSGEFYILVAGLIGGIIVGIMQKNWVGGIIGFFVGVVFWEVGKGFVGL; translated from the coding sequence ATGAAAGATAAAACCTCACGCTTCAACCTTCCTCTTACGTATTGGCGTCACTTTTGTACGCTCATGGCCGTCTACTTTGCCTGTGCGTCACCCGCTTACGCTGATGACCTTTTTGCCAGTGGTAAAGATACCGTGACCAACACGGTCGGAACGGGGTCTTCTGGCGAGTTCTACATTCTGGTGGCAGGCCTGATTGGCGGCATCATCGTTGGCATCATGCAAAAGAACTGGGTGGGTGGCATCATCGGCTTTTTCGTTGGCGTGGTGTTCTGGGAAGTCGGTAAAGGGTTTGTAGGCTTATAA
- the tnpA gene encoding IS200/IS605 family transposase: protein MGDYRSSSHVYWRCKYHIVWTPKYRYKILKDKVGKELYRSIYILCNMKDCEVLELNVQPDHVHLVVIIPPKLSISSLLGVLKGRTAIRLFNKFPHIRKKLWGNHFWARGYFVDTVGVNEEVIRRYVRHQDKQDIEYEQQLQLLKN, encoded by the coding sequence ATGGGCGATTACAGAAGTTCATCACATGTCTATTGGCGTTGCAAATACCATATAGTTTGGACTCCAAAGTATAGATATAAGATTTTGAAAGATAAGGTTGGAAAGGAGCTTTATCGTTCAATTTATATTTTGTGCAATATGAAAGACTGCGAGGTTTTAGAGTTAAATGTTCAACCAGATCATGTTCATCTTGTTGTCATTATTCCTCCCAAGTTGTCGATCTCGAGTTTGTTAGGAGTTTTAAAGGGCCGGACAGCAATTAGACTTTTCAATAAATTTCCACATATACGTAAGAAACTATGGGGAAATCACTTTTGGGCTAGAGGGTATTTTGTAGATACGGTCGGTGTGAATGAAGAAGTCATTCGACGATATGTCCGACACCAAGATAAACAGGACATAGAGTATGAACAACAACTGCAGTTATTGAAGAACTGA
- a CDS encoding dermonecrotic toxin domain-containing protein → MTSNNPALAKDNVSVNTSLPFESLPPFDKAWRLDFAKDYAHMILSLPDPIRVASDKIKEVLTQHGYHDIDPDAVFYHHFDGAQSSHRTYNGWAHYEHPSESYTLTQAVMLNAFSRYRDSYPGTINVDTGIYTQGATGEAFDEKNEVRLLSSTLWNIAYNELDIQGVYSEALTTFWSENTTRYTQLVRDSYAFSAYQQYHHGLLNQAQYQLAIAILSSSQRREVSVYRFDVYGYDSTDILLIESKDGQGGLLYTPGAQQPFWAYRSERQLKKHLFKSLRSPSNRKHLQSHFSLYLRQDGATYSGVDTALKAFATDNWSEGYMMMKRHRIDGNVFARMTEQMKARLVSDGDTMIKSDLEAQRDYLLSVAYSVMTLLPVVDVIAPEMGIPLNIGLSANLFGLSLDKALHGDTLQERLEGTKMSSINAAIIGATPLLPALAQYGRALAEATEIATESLPNVMVANSGFPIEEMEGFTSMPRLIVHPQTSEELLGVKLTNSGRSTLLRSDGFAYYREVDPSSGRLITETRIVRTVNPDTGEVQWLENAGLRGGGDVVNNDVSSESERSTLPELFLPEDLPERPGMGGSGYADMGGGREDEALKDFFELEQKVDPYAYLTDVDKLHEVSARAQQEIHSLPFYRNYDPEVRGSLVFRGDNRLPDELFHSGFNRKVEPIEYISHAHHTRGIRGVISTTTDQRIAVNYALHNQRGYVYAIELNHGGKSVDTLLRGKSLSEIATLNIPPEDIMFALGPFSGAETSYSTLIESEELRTAELMINPHSQASLEVAERAFEKIKATLKYPLSPEMSFSERYINRADLFWHETEATLPTYH, encoded by the coding sequence ATGACGTCAAACAATCCCGCTCTTGCTAAGGATAACGTCAGTGTTAACACCTCTTTACCGTTTGAGTCCCTCCCTCCCTTTGATAAAGCGTGGCGGCTTGATTTTGCGAAAGATTACGCGCACATGATTCTTTCCTTGCCAGACCCTATACGAGTGGCGTCAGATAAGATAAAAGAAGTATTAACTCAACACGGGTACCATGATATTGATCCTGATGCAGTTTTTTATCACCACTTTGACGGGGCCCAGAGCAGTCATCGAACTTATAATGGTTGGGCTCATTACGAGCACCCAAGCGAATCTTATACACTCACTCAAGCGGTTATGCTTAATGCCTTCAGTCGTTATCGAGACTCGTATCCTGGCACCATCAATGTTGATACTGGGATCTATACACAAGGCGCGACTGGTGAAGCGTTCGATGAAAAAAATGAAGTCCGCTTACTTTCATCGACCCTGTGGAATATCGCTTACAACGAGTTAGATATTCAAGGCGTTTATAGTGAGGCGTTAACAACGTTTTGGTCGGAGAATACAACACGCTACACCCAACTAGTGAGAGACAGTTACGCCTTTTCAGCCTATCAGCAGTACCATCATGGTTTGCTCAACCAAGCTCAGTATCAACTCGCCATCGCCATACTCTCTTCTTCTCAAAGAAGAGAGGTCAGTGTGTATCGTTTTGATGTCTACGGTTATGACTCGACTGATATCTTATTGATTGAGTCTAAAGACGGCCAAGGGGGCTTGCTCTATACTCCAGGCGCTCAACAACCATTTTGGGCATACCGCAGTGAACGTCAGCTCAAAAAACACTTATTCAAGAGTTTAAGAAGTCCCTCAAACCGAAAACATTTACAGTCACATTTCAGCCTTTATTTAAGGCAAGATGGCGCAACGTATTCCGGTGTGGATACGGCCTTAAAAGCATTTGCCACTGATAATTGGTCGGAGGGCTATATGATGATGAAGCGTCATCGTATCGACGGGAATGTGTTTGCTCGAATGACGGAACAGATGAAAGCGCGTTTAGTCAGTGACGGAGATACCATGATCAAATCCGATCTTGAGGCACAACGCGATTACCTACTTTCTGTGGCTTATAGCGTCATGACCCTATTGCCGGTGGTTGATGTTATTGCTCCTGAGATGGGTATTCCATTGAACATTGGTTTGAGTGCAAACCTGTTTGGGTTGAGTCTTGACAAAGCGTTACACGGTGACACATTGCAAGAACGTTTAGAAGGCACAAAGATGAGCTCGATCAACGCCGCTATCATTGGAGCGACGCCGCTTTTGCCCGCCCTTGCACAATATGGTCGTGCATTAGCAGAAGCGACTGAAATTGCGACGGAGTCTCTCCCTAATGTTATGGTGGCCAACTCTGGTTTTCCCATCGAAGAGATGGAAGGATTCACCTCGATGCCTCGTTTAATCGTGCACCCTCAAACAAGCGAAGAGCTCTTAGGTGTCAAGTTAACCAATAGTGGTCGAAGTACTTTACTTCGTTCAGATGGGTTTGCTTACTATCGCGAAGTCGATCCTTCTAGTGGGCGATTAATAACGGAGACGCGTATTGTCAGAACCGTTAACCCTGATACTGGAGAAGTACAATGGCTAGAGAATGCTGGACTCAGAGGGGGAGGTGATGTCGTCAACAATGATGTGAGTTCTGAAAGCGAGAGAAGTACGTTACCTGAACTATTCTTACCGGAAGATTTGCCAGAACGCCCTGGCATGGGTGGGTCTGGCTACGCTGATATGGGGGGAGGAAGAGAAGACGAAGCATTGAAAGATTTTTTCGAGCTAGAGCAGAAGGTCGACCCCTATGCTTACCTAACCGACGTCGATAAGCTTCATGAAGTGAGTGCTAGAGCACAGCAGGAAATTCACTCCCTTCCATTTTATCGCAATTACGATCCCGAGGTGAGAGGCTCATTAGTCTTTCGAGGCGATAACCGTCTACCGGATGAGTTATTTCATTCTGGTTTCAATCGTAAAGTAGAGCCGATTGAGTATATTAGTCATGCTCACCACACTCGTGGGATCCGCGGCGTGATTTCAACCACAACCGATCAACGTATTGCGGTCAACTACGCATTACATAATCAACGTGGCTATGTGTATGCGATAGAGTTGAATCATGGTGGGAAGTCGGTGGATACGTTGTTGAGAGGGAAGTCCCTCAGTGAGATTGCGACCTTAAATATTCCGCCAGAAGACATTATGTTCGCACTAGGACCTTTCTCAGGTGCTGAAACATCGTACTCAACATTAATAGAGAGCGAAGAACTTAGAACGGCGGAACTGATGATTAATCCTCATTCACAGGCTTCATTAGAAGTGGCAGAAAGGGCTTTCGAGAAGATAAAAGCCACGTTGAAGTACCCACTCAGTCCTGAGATGTCTTTTAGCGAACGATACATAAACAGAGCCGATTTATTTTGGCATGAGACTGAAGCCACACTGCCTACATATCATTAA
- a CDS encoding IS110 family transposase, whose product MSIKVVGIDIAKNLFQVCVLSTDGQILSNRKIKRDRLLDTIRQLPEQTALAMESCATSHHWGRIFQELGYKVALIPAQHVKPFVGRQKNDANDARAICEAFSRPDIYFVPVKSVEQQDLKAIRSVRKRLVENRTALANQIRGLAAEYGVVFPISIKALRCHLPLALEDAENELSPVIRNLLQTLYYDFISLSEEIDDMTQSVTILSQQNPRYEAIRNILGFGPILTAALISEVGAGNQFQNGRQFSAWCGLVPKQNSTGGKSTLGSLSKNGNRELRTLLIHGARAVVRCGAKKSDAMGAWLRGLIARRGKAKAIVALANKLGRVARHILAKNSEYDINQAFKPV is encoded by the coding sequence ATCTCTATTAAAGTTGTCGGTATCGATATAGCAAAAAATCTCTTCCAAGTATGTGTGTTGAGTACTGATGGACAAATTTTGTCAAACAGAAAGATAAAGCGAGATAGGCTTCTTGATACTATCCGCCAACTACCAGAGCAAACTGCTCTTGCAATGGAATCATGTGCAACTTCTCATCATTGGGGCAGAATATTTCAAGAGCTGGGATATAAAGTAGCGCTTATTCCAGCTCAGCACGTAAAACCATTTGTTGGGCGGCAAAAGAACGACGCCAATGATGCAAGAGCTATTTGCGAAGCCTTTTCTAGACCTGACATTTATTTCGTTCCTGTTAAATCTGTTGAGCAACAAGACCTCAAAGCGATACGCAGTGTCCGTAAACGTTTGGTGGAGAACAGAACTGCCTTGGCGAACCAGATCAGGGGATTGGCTGCTGAGTACGGTGTTGTATTTCCTATTTCCATTAAAGCTTTACGGTGTCATTTACCGCTAGCTCTTGAAGATGCAGAGAATGAGCTTTCTCCAGTAATTAGGAACTTACTGCAAACTTTATACTATGACTTTATCAGCCTGAGCGAAGAGATAGATGATATGACTCAAAGTGTCACCATATTGAGTCAGCAAAATCCAAGGTATGAGGCTATTCGGAATATTCTTGGTTTTGGACCGATTTTGACAGCAGCACTGATTAGTGAAGTAGGAGCTGGAAACCAATTCCAAAATGGTCGTCAGTTCTCTGCATGGTGTGGGCTGGTTCCTAAACAAAATAGTACAGGCGGAAAAAGTACTCTTGGCTCTCTATCGAAAAATGGCAATCGTGAATTAAGAACATTACTTATTCACGGTGCTCGCGCAGTGGTTCGGTGCGGAGCTAAAAAATCGGATGCTATGGGAGCATGGTTAAGAGGACTCATTGCACGCCGAGGCAAAGCAAAAGCGATTGTCGCTCTTGCAAACAAACTAGGGCGGGTAGCAAGGCACATCTTGGCGAAAAATAGTGAATACGATATTAATCAGGCCTTTAAGCCTGTTTGA
- a CDS encoding IS3 family transposase (programmed frameshift), whose protein sequence is MTIKKKRIIHSPEFKAETLKLAEKVGVAAAARQLSLHESQIYGWRKATKKNSSISQREQELAVEVAKLKRQLAEQAEELEIGKKGRHLLREKSKVNCYEFMLEHLLSFSISRMAKVFRVSRSGFYYWVENRHKAIQRETERQKLDTKVKEAFDVSKERDGSRRIQKELAESGDNHNVKTIAASMKRQDLVAKAARKFKCTTDSKHKMPVAPNLLAQDFNATAPNQKWAGDITYVATSEGWLYLAVIIDLYSRQVIGWSMDTRMTASLVCDALSMALFRRGFPEQVITHSDRGSQYCSKDYRDLISTYNLKQSMSRKGNCWDNACVESFFHSMKVEAIQYEPIMTREQMRQTIFEYIEVDYNRTRRHSALGYLSPMNFEKQNVA, encoded by the exons ATGACAATTAAGAAGAAACGTATTATCCATTCTCCTGAATTTAAAGCAGAAACCCTGAAGCTGGCAGAGAAAGTGGGAGTCGCTGCAGCCGCAAGACAGCTCTCGTTACATGAATCTCAGATCTACGGTTGGCGAAAAGCCACAAAGAAGAATTCGAGTATTAGCCAACGAGAACAAGAATTGGCCGTTGAAGTCGCTAAGCTAAAGAGGCAGTTGGCAGAGCAAGCAGAAGAGCTAGAAATCG GTAAAAAAGGCCGCCACCTACTTCGCGAAAAATCTAAAGTAAATTGCTATGAATTTATGCTCGAACACCTGCTGAGTTTCAGTATTTCCCGTATGGCTAAGGTGTTCAGAGTTTCTCGAAGTGGGTTTTATTATTGGGTTGAGAATCGCCACAAGGCGATTCAACGTGAGACAGAGCGCCAAAAGCTTGATACCAAAGTAAAAGAAGCTTTTGACGTTAGCAAAGAGCGAGATGGCTCAAGACGTATTCAGAAAGAGCTGGCAGAGAGCGGTGATAACCATAATGTTAAGACCATTGCCGCCAGTATGAAACGTCAGGATTTAGTAGCGAAAGCAGCACGCAAGTTTAAGTGTACAACAGACAGTAAGCATAAAATGCCCGTTGCTCCGAACTTGCTCGCTCAAGATTTTAACGCAACGGCTCCGAATCAAAAATGGGCAGGAGACATCACCTATGTTGCCACAAGCGAAGGCTGGCTGTACTTAGCTGTCATTATTGACCTTTATTCAAGGCAAGTTATTGGTTGGTCTATGGATACGAGAATGACGGCCTCACTGGTCTGTGATGCCTTATCAATGGCTTTATTCCGTCGAGGGTTTCCTGAGCAGGTTATAACTCATAGCGATCGAGGTAGTCAGTACTGTTCGAAAGACTATCGAGACCTCATAAGTACTTATAATTTAAAACAAAGTATGAGTAGAAAAGGGAACTGTTGGGACAACGCATGTGTTGAGAGCTTCTTCCACTCAATGAAAGTTGAAGCAATCCAATATGAGCCGATCATGACGAGAGAGCAGATGCGCCAAACGATCTTCGAGTACATAGAAGTTGATTATAATCGAACGAGAAGGCACAGTGCACTTGGGTATCTAAGCCCAATGAACTTTGAAAAGCAAAATGTCGCTTAG
- the tnpC gene encoding IS66 family transposase, which yields MPYKNNPDELALLRSKVTELESTVLTLRQSLNESEITIQSLVEKLNLARRKRFGSSSETLPPQDLEFNEAETHADTTGEEGAPDNTNDDASEAENTSSETKRRGRPKLPEDLPRERVVVDIPESEKTCSCCQSILCRMGQSTSEKLVYIPAKLYVEVTERPKYVCRQCDALGEKSVVAMAPPPASIIPKSIATPSLLAQIITNKYHYALPLYRQESLFRQYGLALSRKTMSQWILRCADKVEPLIVLLKETLLAQDVLFADETTLTVLDDERKKSYIWLYGCGPDRGGNAQSPGIVLFDNQEGSRGHHCPESYLSNYTGYLHVDGYKAYEKTDAKLVGCWAHARRKFIESEQSQPKGKQGKGGKIQWAVSWFQKLYRVEQALKDKTREERYFIRQSKTQSLLNEFKAWLDKSVTQVPPKSKLGEAISYSLNQWSKLVRVIDDGGLSMDNNRAERSVRPFTVGRNNWLFSKTHNGARASAVLYSLIETAKANGCEPYEYLEYVLREIPKLKSEDDHGHLLPWNMPKTE from the coding sequence ATGCCATATAAAAATAATCCAGATGAGCTAGCGCTCTTACGTTCAAAAGTGACTGAGCTTGAATCTACGGTACTCACACTTCGCCAATCTCTAAACGAGAGCGAAATAACCATCCAATCTCTGGTTGAAAAACTCAACCTAGCGCGGCGTAAACGCTTTGGTAGCAGTAGTGAAACCCTGCCTCCTCAGGACTTAGAGTTCAATGAGGCGGAGACTCATGCCGATACGACAGGTGAAGAGGGAGCGCCCGATAATACGAATGATGACGCCTCGGAAGCGGAAAACACCTCATCCGAGACAAAACGTCGTGGTCGCCCAAAGCTTCCCGAAGACCTGCCACGAGAGCGAGTCGTGGTGGACATACCAGAATCAGAAAAAACCTGCTCGTGTTGTCAGTCGATACTCTGCAGGATGGGGCAAAGCACCAGTGAAAAACTGGTGTATATCCCGGCGAAGTTGTACGTTGAAGTCACTGAAAGACCCAAATACGTCTGTCGTCAATGTGATGCGTTAGGAGAGAAGAGCGTTGTTGCAATGGCTCCACCGCCAGCATCGATTATCCCGAAAAGCATCGCGACGCCCTCTTTGCTTGCGCAAATTATCACGAACAAATACCACTATGCCCTGCCTCTCTATCGTCAAGAATCGCTGTTCAGACAATATGGGCTAGCGCTCAGCAGAAAAACGATGAGTCAATGGATACTGCGTTGCGCTGATAAGGTAGAGCCGTTAATCGTCTTACTGAAAGAAACCCTCCTTGCACAAGATGTTCTGTTCGCGGACGAGACCACGTTGACCGTGCTCGATGACGAAAGAAAGAAAAGTTACATCTGGTTGTATGGGTGTGGTCCAGACCGGGGCGGTAATGCGCAATCTCCCGGTATCGTCTTGTTCGACAACCAGGAAGGGAGTCGGGGGCACCACTGCCCTGAATCGTACCTGTCAAACTACACTGGATACCTTCATGTTGATGGGTATAAAGCGTATGAAAAGACAGACGCGAAGTTGGTGGGTTGCTGGGCTCATGCAAGACGTAAGTTCATAGAGTCAGAGCAGAGCCAACCAAAAGGAAAGCAAGGAAAAGGGGGTAAAATCCAGTGGGCAGTCAGTTGGTTCCAAAAGCTCTATCGTGTTGAACAAGCCCTCAAAGATAAGACGAGGGAAGAGCGATATTTTATCCGCCAATCAAAGACTCAGTCTCTGCTCAATGAGTTCAAGGCGTGGTTAGATAAATCGGTCACTCAGGTGCCCCCTAAAAGTAAATTGGGTGAGGCGATTAGCTACAGTCTCAATCAATGGTCGAAGCTAGTAAGAGTTATCGATGATGGCGGGTTAAGCATGGATAATAACCGAGCGGAACGTTCAGTACGTCCGTTCACGGTAGGACGGAACAACTGGTTGTTCTCAAAGACTCATAATGGAGCCCGCGCCAGTGCAGTGTTGTACAGTCTTATCGAAACCGCGAAGGCTAACGGCTGTGAGCCGTATGAGTACCTCGAATACGTGCTACGAGAAATCCCGAAACTGAAGAGTGAGGATGACCATGGTCATCTTCTACCTTGGAACATGCCAAAGACGGAATAG